Proteins encoded together in one Antennarius striatus isolate MH-2024 chromosome 13, ASM4005453v1, whole genome shotgun sequence window:
- the synj1 gene encoding synaptojanin-1 isoform X2, with amino-acid sequence MAFSKGYRIYHKLDPPPYSVVVETRTREECLMFESGAVAVLSAAEKEAIKNQYTKIVDAYGILGVLRLNLGDSMLHSLVVVTGCSSAGKVQDSEVFRVTQTDFISLKNDPADEERIAEVRKVLNSGHFYFAWSSSGVSMDLSLNAHRRTLEDTTDNRFFWNQSLHLHLKHYGVNCDDWLLRLMCGGVEIRTIYAGHKQAKACIFSRLSSERAGTRFNVRGTNDDGQVANFVETEQVIFMDDKVSSFIQIRGSIPLFWEQPGIQKKSIKGVLLQLNDNRHPKQLDENPHLVGSHRVKLSRGFEANAPAFERHFTALRNLYGKQVIINLLGSKEGEHMLSKAFQSHLKASEHATSVKMVNFDYHQNVKGGKADKLHSVLKPYLSKFIEECGWFYYSGETGIARTQGGTIRTNCLDCLDRTNSVQAFFALEMLPKQLEEMGLTEKPQLVARFQEVFRTMWSANGDSISKIYAGTGALDGKAKLKDGARSVTRTIQNNFFDSSKQEAIDILRLGSTLNSDLADKARALLTTSSLYVTEPVLQSASPRVLLGMCQNYRKYTRPKQIRVGVGTWNVNGGKQFRSIAFRNQTLNDWLLDAPQKAGHPEFQDSKANPIDIFAIGFEEMVELNAGNIVSASTTNQKLWAAELQKNISRDHKYVLLASEQLVGVCLFVFIRPQHAPFIRDVAVDTVKTGMGGATGNKGGVAIRLLFHTTSICFVCSHFAAGQSQVKERNDDYSEITRRLSFPMGRLLYSHDYVFWCGDFNYRINLPNEEVKELIKQQNWDALTAGDQLLDQKNAGFVFRGFIEGNLDFAPTYKYDLFSEDYDTSEKCRTPAWTDRILWKRRKWNFHKTAEEMNVVGAASTSGESEDDPDYSWSPGNLKYYGRAELKTSDHRPVVSIIDVDILEVDPEARHQVYKDVIALQGPPDGTILVSLCSSGPDDYFDDALIDELLDKFSQFGEVILIRFVEEKMWVTFLEGYSALAALSLSASTVLGKVVDIRLKSPGWIKSLEEEMSVERICGSIPTSASSTLLAEDTDMGDDDYDMEGDVDDEVEEILPQHLQPGAGSGPGSSPLPSPRSSPCPSPTHGEPSAPSRPSRGQPSRPTQGPPVDFQPGAPTSQVLEPKRPPPPRRQAPPARPAPPQRPPPPSGRGQAAVGAPGPGGAQRPNIPPRVGVISMPPQSRPPPPAHPGAPRPIPEVHPGAPRPNPDAHPGAPRPIPSAQAKPTDLPLGPPPTEPPPVRPQVPSPMQPPMQPQPPAAPPQLPPPIQPTLPAPLQPQQVAAPKAGPPPPAAAAPAGPQQGLASPKPPPRSRSSHALPPDAVKPETTPNAQINGLNGIQREAQWKPSPFDTDFLSSSSSPWQTTQSLTRGSSLRKPPAVPVSRSSSKTLSSSLSLQSSALLDLQVLDSSSRPITTPSPFPNSLLPPPPVPSRSRSQEALRASPGPFPSDTVPPRPSSTNPFTGPLAQQQRSLTPDFSSQRPSPSLNLQRTTSAFTQPLVPSVAPTAAPTTAPTSQLQTTMSVFGPSSTLTPTAAPLLPLNPDLSSVPVLPFATPSSIPIHRLPPPPVGKPAQQWVTFDDDFPTSSGAPQAPIFPPRAQVSRCQTLPSHSLFDSEPDWLTSTPSVFPSLPAPIASRTVPSNPKLPDGPGDDCFFPRESTER; translated from the exons ATGGCTTTCAGCAAGGGATATCGGATCTACCACAAGCTGGACCCACCTCCTTACAGTGTCGTTGTTGAGACCAGGACCAGGGAAGAATGTCTCATGTTCGAGTCAGGGGCTGTTGCTGTTCTGt CTGCAGCAGAGAAAGAGGCCATTAAAAACCAATACACCAAAATTGTTGATGCTTATGGAATCCTGGGGGTCCTCCGTCTAAACCTGG GTGACTCCATGCTCCACAGTCTGGTGGTTGTCACAGGATGTAGCTCTGCAGGGAAGGTCCAGGATTCTGAGGTTTTTAGggtcacacagacagacttCATATCGCTGAAGAATGATCCAGCAGATGAAGAACGGATCGCAGAGGTGCGAAAGGTCCTGAACTCAGGACACTTCTACTTtgcttggtcttcctctggagTCAGCATGGACTTGAGTCTCAATGCACATCGCAGAACCCTGGAAGACACTACAGATAACCGCTTCTTCTG GAACCAGTCTCTGCATCTGCACCTGAAACATTATGGAGTAAATTGTGATGACTGGTTGTTGAGGCTGATGTGTGGCGGGGTGGAGATCAGGACTATTTATGCAGGGCATAAACAGGCCAAGGCCTGCATCTTCTCGCGCCTCAGCTCGGAACGAGCCGGCACACGATTCAACGTTCGAGGAACAAATGACGATGGACAGGTGGCCAACTTTGTGGAGACTGAACAG GTCATtttcatggatgataaagtcTCATCGTTCATACAGATCCGTGGGTCCATTCCTCTTTTCTGGGAACAGCCAGGAATCCAG AAAAAATCCATTAAGGGTGTTTTGTTGCAACTGAATGACAATCGGCATCCTAAACAGCTGGATGAGAACCCCCACTTG GTTGGCTCTCATCGTGTCAAACTCTCAAGGGGATTTGAGGCAAATGCACCGGCTTTTGAGAG ACACTTCACTGCACTGCGGAACCTGTACggtaaacaggtgatcatcaacctgCTTGGGAGTAAGGAAGGGGAACACATGCTGAGCAAAGCATTTCAG AGCCACCTGAAGGCATCAGAGCATGCAACATCTGTGAAAATGGTCAACTTTGACTACCATCAGAATGTGAAAGGAGGCAAGGCTGACAAACTTCACAGTGTCCTCAAACCCTACCTCAGCAAGTTCATAGAAGAGTGTGGATGGTTCTACTACTCTGGAGAGACAGGCATTGCAAG GACTCAGGGTGGGACCATTAGGACCAACTGCCTGGACTGTCTGGATAGAACCAACAGTGTCCAGGCCTTTTTTGCCCTTGAG ATGCTTCCAAAGCAGCTGGAGGAAATGGGACTCACGGAGAAACCCCAGCTTGTAGCCAGGTTCCAGGAGGTCTTCAGGACCATGTGGTCTGCCAACGGAGACTCCATCAGTAAGATCTATGCAGGCACCGGTGCCCTGGACGGCAAGGCAAAG CTGAAAGATGGCGCTCGCTCGGTCACAAGGACCATCCAGAACAACTTCTTTGACAGCTCCAAGCAGGAAGCCATAGACATCTTGAGGCTGGGCTCAACCCTGAACAGCGATTTAGCAGACAAAGCTCGAGCCTTGCTCACAACCTCCAGCCTTTATG TCACTGAGCCCGTCTTACAATCAG CGTCACCAAGAGTGTTGTTGGGAATGTGTCAGAACTACCGGAAATACACGAGGCCCAAACAAATCCGAGTGGGTGTCGGCACCTGGAATGTCAACGGGGGTAAACAGTTCCGCAGTATTGCTTTCCGCAACCAGACACTCAATGACTGGCTGTTGGATGCACCACAGAAGGCAGGGCATCCTGAGTTCCAGG ACAGCAAAGCCAACCCCATAGACATCTTTGCCATTGGTTTTGAGGAAATGGTTGAATTGAATGCGGGAAACATTGTCAGTGCCAG CACTACTAACCAGAAACTTTGGGCAGCTGAACTACAGAAGAACATATCGCGGGACCACAAGTATGTGCTGCTTGCTTCAGAGCAGCTGGTGGGAGTGTGTCTGTTCGTTTTCATTCGTCCACAGCACGCACCTTTTATCAG GGATGTCGCTGTTGACACTGTGAAAACTGGAATGGGTGGGGCTACAGGCAATAAAGGAGGCGTGGCCATCCGTCTGCTGTTCCACACCACCAGCATCTGTTTCGTCTGCTCCCATTTTGCTGCTGGCCAATCACAGGTCAAGGAGAGGAATGATGATTACAGTGAGATCACTCGCAGACTCAGCTTCCCTATG GGGCGTCTGTTATATTCACACGACTATGTGTTTTGGTGCGGGGACTTCAACTATCGGATTAACCTGCCCAATGAAGAAGTAAAAGAGCTGATCAAACAACAGAACTGGGACGCCTTGACAGCAGGGGACCAGTTGCTGGACCAGAAAAATGCTGGTTTT GTTTTCCGAGGTTTCATCGAGGGGAATCTAGATTTTGCACCCACTTATAAATATGACCTGTTCTCAGAGGATTATGACACCAgtgaaaaatgtcgtacaccaGCTTGGACTGACCGCATACTCTGGAAGAGAAGGAAGTGGAATTTTCACAAAACAG CTGAGGAGATGAATGTTGTCGGTGCAGCTTCTACATCTGGGGAGAGTGAGGATGATCCAGATTACTCATGGAGCCCTGGGAACTTGAAATACTATGGCAGAGCTGAACTTAAGACCTCAGATCACAG GCCTGTGGTTTCCATAATAGATGTGGACATCCTGGAGGTGGACCCAGAGGCCCGGCACCAGGTCTACAAAGATGTCATTGCGCTGCAGGGACCTCCGGACGGCACCATCCTGGTGTCGCTCTGCTCCTCCGGCCCCGACGACTACTTTGACGACGCACTCATAGATGAACTCCTGGACAAGTTTTCTCAGTTTGGAGAGGTTATTCTCATCAG GTTTGTTGAGGAGAAGATGTGGGTGACCTTCCTGGAAGGTTACTCTGCTcttgctgctctctctctcagtgCTTCCACT GTCCTCGGCAAAGTTGTTGACATCCGACTGAAGAGTCCAGGCTGGATCAAAAGTCTGGAGGAAGAGATGAGTGTGGAGAGGATCTGTGGGAGCATCCCCACCTCGGCCAGCTCCACCCTGCTCGCTGAGGACACGGACATGGGCGACGATGATTACGATATGGAAG GCGATGTGGACGATGAGGTAGAGGAGATCCTTCCCCAGCACCTGCAGCCCGGTGCGGGCTCTGGCCCTGGAAGCTCACCGCTCCCCTCCCCACGCAGTAGCCCCTGCCCCTCCCCAACCCATGGTGAACCTTCGGCTCCCAGCAGGCCGAGCCGTGGACAGCCCTCCAGACCTACACAGG GACCTCCTGTTGACTTCCAGCCTGGTGCCCCCACATCCCAAGTCTTGGAGCCCAAACGCCCACCTCCCCCTCGTCGGCAAGCTCCCCCGGCCAGACCAGCACCCCCTCAACGCCCTCCACCACCTTCAG GGCGAGGCCAGGCAGCAGTGGGAGCTCCTGGACCTGGAGGTGCTCAAAGACCT AATATTCCACCTCGAGTTGGGGTCATCAGTATGCCCCCTCAGTCTCGTCCACCACCTCCAGCACACCCTGGAGCACCTAGACCCATCCCAGAAGTGCACCCTGGGGCCCCCAGGCCAAACCCAGATGCCCACCCCGGAGCACCGAGACCTATTCCGAGTGCACAAGCTAAACCGACTGACCTGCCTCTGG GTCCACCCCCTACAGAACCCCCTCCTGTGAGACCCCAGGTTCCATCACCCATGCAGCCACCCATGCAACCCCAACCACCTGCTGCTCCCCCTCAACTCCCACCACCGATCCAACCCACCCTTCCAGCTCCACTTCAGCCACAGCAAGTCGCAGCTCCAAAGGCTGGTCCCccacctcctgctgctgctgctcctgctggccCTCAGCAGGGCCTAGCTTCCCCTAAACCCCCACCGCGCTCCCGCTCCTCCCACGCTCTACCACCTGATGCTGTCAAGCCTGAGACAACCCCAAATGCTCAG ataaatGGACTGAATGGAATCCAAAGAGAAGCACAATGGAAGCCCAGCCCCTTTGACACtgacttcctctcctcttcctcatcacccTGGCAAACCACCCAGTCCCTGACCAGAGGCTCGTCTCTGCGTAAACCCCCCGCTGTTCCTGTATCTAGGTCGTCCTCCAAAACCCTCTCCTCGTCATTGTCCCTCCAGTCCTCCGCCCTGTTAGACCTGCAGGTGCTCGATTCTTCCTCTCGTCCGATCACCACCCCGTCGCCGTTTCCCAACTCCTTACTGCCCCCTCCTCCGGTCCCATCTCGTAGTCGCTCACAGGAGGCGCTGCGGGCCTCCCCAGGCCCTTTCCCATCTGACACGGTTCCTCCCCGACCCAGCAGCACCAATCCCTTCACGGGACCGCTGGCACAGCAGCAGCGCTCTCTCACCCCAGATTTCAGCTCCCAGCGTCCTTCCCCCTCGCTAAACCTTCAGAGGACCACGTCTGCTTTCACGCAGCCACTCGTACCCTCCGTTGCTCCAACGGCGGCCCCCACCACTGCCCCCACCTCCCAACTCCAAACAACTATGTCCGTGTTTGGACCGTCATCCACCCTCACacccacagctgctcctctgctccccctcaaCCCCGACCTGTCTTCTGTCCCTGTCTTGCCTTTTGCAACACCCTCCTCCATTCCGATCCATCGCCTGCCCCCTCCACCAGTAGGAAAACCAGCTCAGCAGTGGGTCACATTTGATGACGATTTTCCAACTTCCAGCGGAGCACCGCAGGCCCCCATCTTTCCTCCCAGGGCCCAGGTGTCCCGTTGTCAGACTCTGCCCTCCCACTCCCTGTTTGACTCGGagcctgattggctgacatcaACACCTTCAGTGTTCCCATCGCTTCCTGCGCCCATCGCCAGTAGAACGGTACCCAGTAACCCAAAGCTCCCAGACGGACCCGGTGATGACTGCTTCTTCCCCAGGGAGTCAACAGAAAGATAG
- the synj1 gene encoding synaptojanin-1 isoform X3, with protein MAFSKGYRIYHKLDPPPYSVVVETRTREECLMFESGAVAVLSAAEKEAIKNQYTKIVDAYGILGVLRLNLGDSMLHSLVVVTGCSSAGKVQDSEVFRVTQTDFISLKNDPADEERIAEVRKVLNSGHFYFAWSSSGVSMDLSLNAHRRTLEDTTDNRFFWNQSLHLHLKHYGVNCDDWLLRLMCGGVEIRTIYAGHKQAKACIFSRLSSERAGTRFNVRGTNDDGQVANFVETEQVIFMDDKVSSFIQIRGSIPLFWEQPGIQKKSIKGVLLQLNDNRHPKQLDENPHLVGSHRVKLSRGFEANAPAFERHFTALRNLYGKQVIINLLGSKEGEHMLSKAFQSHLKASEHATSVKMVNFDYHQNVKGGKADKLHSVLKPYLSKFIEECGWFYYSGETGIARTQGGTIRTNCLDCLDRTNSVQAFFALEMLPKQLEEMGLTEKPQLVARFQEVFRTMWSANGDSISKIYAGTGALDGKAKTGKLKDGARSVTRTIQNNFFDSSKQEAIDILRLGSTLNSDLADKARALLTTSSLYASPRVLLGMCQNYRKYTRPKQIRVGVGTWNVNGGKQFRSIAFRNQTLNDWLLDAPQKAGHPEFQDSKANPIDIFAIGFEEMVELNAGNIVSASTTNQKLWAAELQKNISRDHKYVLLASEQLVGVCLFVFIRPQHAPFIRDVAVDTVKTGMGGATGNKGGVAIRLLFHTTSICFVCSHFAAGQSQVKERNDDYSEITRRLSFPMGRLLYSHDYVFWCGDFNYRINLPNEEVKELIKQQNWDALTAGDQLLDQKNAGFVFRGFIEGNLDFAPTYKYDLFSEDYDTSEKCRTPAWTDRILWKRRKWNFHKTAEEMNVVGAASTSGESEDDPDYSWSPGNLKYYGRAELKTSDHRPVVSIIDVDILEVDPEARHQVYKDVIALQGPPDGTILVSLCSSGPDDYFDDALIDELLDKFSQFGEVILIRFVEEKMWVTFLEGYSALAALSLSASTVLGKVVDIRLKSPGWIKSLEEEMSVERICGSIPTSASSTLLAEDTDMGDDDYDMEGDVDDEVEEILPQHLQPGAGSGPGSSPLPSPRSSPCPSPTHGEPSAPSRPSRGQPSRPTQGPPVDFQPGAPTSQVLEPKRPPPPRRQAPPARPAPPQRPPPPSGRGQAAVGAPGPGGAQRPNIPPRVGVISMPPQSRPPPPAHPGAPRPIPEVHPGAPRPNPDAHPGAPRPIPSAQAKPTDLPLGPPPTEPPPVRPQVPSPMQPPMQPQPPAAPPQLPPPIQPTLPAPLQPQQVAAPKAGPPPPAAAAPAGPQQGLASPKPPPRSRSSHALPPDAVKPETTPNAQINGLNGIQREAQWKPSPFDTDFLSSSSSPWQTTQSLTRGSSLRKPPAVPVSRSSSKTLSSSLSLQSSALLDLQVLDSSSRPITTPSPFPNSLLPPPPVPSRSRSQEALRASPGPFPSDTVPPRPSSTNPFTGPLAQQQRSLTPDFSSQRPSPSLNLQRTTSAFTQPLVPSVAPTAAPTTAPTSQLQTTMSVFGPSSTLTPTAAPLLPLNPDLSSVPVLPFATPSSIPIHRLPPPPVGKPAQQWVTFDDDFPTSSGAPQAPIFPPRAQVSRCQTLPSHSLFDSEPDWLTSTPSVFPSLPAPIASRTVPSNPKLPDGPGDDCFFPRESTER; from the exons ATGGCTTTCAGCAAGGGATATCGGATCTACCACAAGCTGGACCCACCTCCTTACAGTGTCGTTGTTGAGACCAGGACCAGGGAAGAATGTCTCATGTTCGAGTCAGGGGCTGTTGCTGTTCTGt CTGCAGCAGAGAAAGAGGCCATTAAAAACCAATACACCAAAATTGTTGATGCTTATGGAATCCTGGGGGTCCTCCGTCTAAACCTGG GTGACTCCATGCTCCACAGTCTGGTGGTTGTCACAGGATGTAGCTCTGCAGGGAAGGTCCAGGATTCTGAGGTTTTTAGggtcacacagacagacttCATATCGCTGAAGAATGATCCAGCAGATGAAGAACGGATCGCAGAGGTGCGAAAGGTCCTGAACTCAGGACACTTCTACTTtgcttggtcttcctctggagTCAGCATGGACTTGAGTCTCAATGCACATCGCAGAACCCTGGAAGACACTACAGATAACCGCTTCTTCTG GAACCAGTCTCTGCATCTGCACCTGAAACATTATGGAGTAAATTGTGATGACTGGTTGTTGAGGCTGATGTGTGGCGGGGTGGAGATCAGGACTATTTATGCAGGGCATAAACAGGCCAAGGCCTGCATCTTCTCGCGCCTCAGCTCGGAACGAGCCGGCACACGATTCAACGTTCGAGGAACAAATGACGATGGACAGGTGGCCAACTTTGTGGAGACTGAACAG GTCATtttcatggatgataaagtcTCATCGTTCATACAGATCCGTGGGTCCATTCCTCTTTTCTGGGAACAGCCAGGAATCCAG AAAAAATCCATTAAGGGTGTTTTGTTGCAACTGAATGACAATCGGCATCCTAAACAGCTGGATGAGAACCCCCACTTG GTTGGCTCTCATCGTGTCAAACTCTCAAGGGGATTTGAGGCAAATGCACCGGCTTTTGAGAG ACACTTCACTGCACTGCGGAACCTGTACggtaaacaggtgatcatcaacctgCTTGGGAGTAAGGAAGGGGAACACATGCTGAGCAAAGCATTTCAG AGCCACCTGAAGGCATCAGAGCATGCAACATCTGTGAAAATGGTCAACTTTGACTACCATCAGAATGTGAAAGGAGGCAAGGCTGACAAACTTCACAGTGTCCTCAAACCCTACCTCAGCAAGTTCATAGAAGAGTGTGGATGGTTCTACTACTCTGGAGAGACAGGCATTGCAAG GACTCAGGGTGGGACCATTAGGACCAACTGCCTGGACTGTCTGGATAGAACCAACAGTGTCCAGGCCTTTTTTGCCCTTGAG ATGCTTCCAAAGCAGCTGGAGGAAATGGGACTCACGGAGAAACCCCAGCTTGTAGCCAGGTTCCAGGAGGTCTTCAGGACCATGTGGTCTGCCAACGGAGACTCCATCAGTAAGATCTATGCAGGCACCGGTGCCCTGGACGGCAAGGCAAAG ACGGGGAAGCTGAAAGATGGCGCTCGCTCGGTCACAAGGACCATCCAGAACAACTTCTTTGACAGCTCCAAGCAGGAAGCCATAGACATCTTGAGGCTGGGCTCAACCCTGAACAGCGATTTAGCAGACAAAGCTCGAGCCTTGCTCACAACCTCCAGCCTTTATG CGTCACCAAGAGTGTTGTTGGGAATGTGTCAGAACTACCGGAAATACACGAGGCCCAAACAAATCCGAGTGGGTGTCGGCACCTGGAATGTCAACGGGGGTAAACAGTTCCGCAGTATTGCTTTCCGCAACCAGACACTCAATGACTGGCTGTTGGATGCACCACAGAAGGCAGGGCATCCTGAGTTCCAGG ACAGCAAAGCCAACCCCATAGACATCTTTGCCATTGGTTTTGAGGAAATGGTTGAATTGAATGCGGGAAACATTGTCAGTGCCAG CACTACTAACCAGAAACTTTGGGCAGCTGAACTACAGAAGAACATATCGCGGGACCACAAGTATGTGCTGCTTGCTTCAGAGCAGCTGGTGGGAGTGTGTCTGTTCGTTTTCATTCGTCCACAGCACGCACCTTTTATCAG GGATGTCGCTGTTGACACTGTGAAAACTGGAATGGGTGGGGCTACAGGCAATAAAGGAGGCGTGGCCATCCGTCTGCTGTTCCACACCACCAGCATCTGTTTCGTCTGCTCCCATTTTGCTGCTGGCCAATCACAGGTCAAGGAGAGGAATGATGATTACAGTGAGATCACTCGCAGACTCAGCTTCCCTATG GGGCGTCTGTTATATTCACACGACTATGTGTTTTGGTGCGGGGACTTCAACTATCGGATTAACCTGCCCAATGAAGAAGTAAAAGAGCTGATCAAACAACAGAACTGGGACGCCTTGACAGCAGGGGACCAGTTGCTGGACCAGAAAAATGCTGGTTTT GTTTTCCGAGGTTTCATCGAGGGGAATCTAGATTTTGCACCCACTTATAAATATGACCTGTTCTCAGAGGATTATGACACCAgtgaaaaatgtcgtacaccaGCTTGGACTGACCGCATACTCTGGAAGAGAAGGAAGTGGAATTTTCACAAAACAG CTGAGGAGATGAATGTTGTCGGTGCAGCTTCTACATCTGGGGAGAGTGAGGATGATCCAGATTACTCATGGAGCCCTGGGAACTTGAAATACTATGGCAGAGCTGAACTTAAGACCTCAGATCACAG GCCTGTGGTTTCCATAATAGATGTGGACATCCTGGAGGTGGACCCAGAGGCCCGGCACCAGGTCTACAAAGATGTCATTGCGCTGCAGGGACCTCCGGACGGCACCATCCTGGTGTCGCTCTGCTCCTCCGGCCCCGACGACTACTTTGACGACGCACTCATAGATGAACTCCTGGACAAGTTTTCTCAGTTTGGAGAGGTTATTCTCATCAG GTTTGTTGAGGAGAAGATGTGGGTGACCTTCCTGGAAGGTTACTCTGCTcttgctgctctctctctcagtgCTTCCACT GTCCTCGGCAAAGTTGTTGACATCCGACTGAAGAGTCCAGGCTGGATCAAAAGTCTGGAGGAAGAGATGAGTGTGGAGAGGATCTGTGGGAGCATCCCCACCTCGGCCAGCTCCACCCTGCTCGCTGAGGACACGGACATGGGCGACGATGATTACGATATGGAAG GCGATGTGGACGATGAGGTAGAGGAGATCCTTCCCCAGCACCTGCAGCCCGGTGCGGGCTCTGGCCCTGGAAGCTCACCGCTCCCCTCCCCACGCAGTAGCCCCTGCCCCTCCCCAACCCATGGTGAACCTTCGGCTCCCAGCAGGCCGAGCCGTGGACAGCCCTCCAGACCTACACAGG GACCTCCTGTTGACTTCCAGCCTGGTGCCCCCACATCCCAAGTCTTGGAGCCCAAACGCCCACCTCCCCCTCGTCGGCAAGCTCCCCCGGCCAGACCAGCACCCCCTCAACGCCCTCCACCACCTTCAG GGCGAGGCCAGGCAGCAGTGGGAGCTCCTGGACCTGGAGGTGCTCAAAGACCT AATATTCCACCTCGAGTTGGGGTCATCAGTATGCCCCCTCAGTCTCGTCCACCACCTCCAGCACACCCTGGAGCACCTAGACCCATCCCAGAAGTGCACCCTGGGGCCCCCAGGCCAAACCCAGATGCCCACCCCGGAGCACCGAGACCTATTCCGAGTGCACAAGCTAAACCGACTGACCTGCCTCTGG GTCCACCCCCTACAGAACCCCCTCCTGTGAGACCCCAGGTTCCATCACCCATGCAGCCACCCATGCAACCCCAACCACCTGCTGCTCCCCCTCAACTCCCACCACCGATCCAACCCACCCTTCCAGCTCCACTTCAGCCACAGCAAGTCGCAGCTCCAAAGGCTGGTCCCccacctcctgctgctgctgctcctgctggccCTCAGCAGGGCCTAGCTTCCCCTAAACCCCCACCGCGCTCCCGCTCCTCCCACGCTCTACCACCTGATGCTGTCAAGCCTGAGACAACCCCAAATGCTCAG ataaatGGACTGAATGGAATCCAAAGAGAAGCACAATGGAAGCCCAGCCCCTTTGACACtgacttcctctcctcttcctcatcacccTGGCAAACCACCCAGTCCCTGACCAGAGGCTCGTCTCTGCGTAAACCCCCCGCTGTTCCTGTATCTAGGTCGTCCTCCAAAACCCTCTCCTCGTCATTGTCCCTCCAGTCCTCCGCCCTGTTAGACCTGCAGGTGCTCGATTCTTCCTCTCGTCCGATCACCACCCCGTCGCCGTTTCCCAACTCCTTACTGCCCCCTCCTCCGGTCCCATCTCGTAGTCGCTCACAGGAGGCGCTGCGGGCCTCCCCAGGCCCTTTCCCATCTGACACGGTTCCTCCCCGACCCAGCAGCACCAATCCCTTCACGGGACCGCTGGCACAGCAGCAGCGCTCTCTCACCCCAGATTTCAGCTCCCAGCGTCCTTCCCCCTCGCTAAACCTTCAGAGGACCACGTCTGCTTTCACGCAGCCACTCGTACCCTCCGTTGCTCCAACGGCGGCCCCCACCACTGCCCCCACCTCCCAACTCCAAACAACTATGTCCGTGTTTGGACCGTCATCCACCCTCACacccacagctgctcctctgctccccctcaaCCCCGACCTGTCTTCTGTCCCTGTCTTGCCTTTTGCAACACCCTCCTCCATTCCGATCCATCGCCTGCCCCCTCCACCAGTAGGAAAACCAGCTCAGCAGTGGGTCACATTTGATGACGATTTTCCAACTTCCAGCGGAGCACCGCAGGCCCCCATCTTTCCTCCCAGGGCCCAGGTGTCCCGTTGTCAGACTCTGCCCTCCCACTCCCTGTTTGACTCGGagcctgattggctgacatcaACACCTTCAGTGTTCCCATCGCTTCCTGCGCCCATCGCCAGTAGAACGGTACCCAGTAACCCAAAGCTCCCAGACGGACCCGGTGATGACTGCTTCTTCCCCAGGGAGTCAACAGAAAGATAG